One Desulfovibrio fairfieldensis genomic window carries:
- the adhE gene encoding bifunctional acetaldehyde-CoA/alcohol dehydrogenase, translating into MTTSTQQLDAMIERVRAAQAVFARYDQEQVDAVFHHAAAAATSKRIALAKMAVEETGMGILEDKVIKNHFASEYVYNKYKDSKTCGIIEDDPVSGYREIAAPLGLVAGIVPTTNPTSTAIFKALLCLKTRNGIIFSPHPRARRSTRAAAMIILKAAVEAGAPENIIDCLEEPSPELTQHLMSHRGVNLILATGGPGMVHAAYSSGTPAIGVGAGNTPVIIDATADVKMAVNSILLSKTFDNGMICASEQTVVVEAAIADAVREEFIRRGAWFADEEQSEALAKTIFVNGALNSAIVGQSAVRIAGMAGISLPESTKVLIAERPAVRPDDPFAHEKLSPVLGFYRVPDFPAAVDTAQSLVLLGGAGHTSVLYTRESNAGHIQAFEDAMTTGRVLVNMPASQGAIGDVYNFRVAPSLTLGCGSWGGNSVSENIGVKHLMNVKTVACRRENMLWFRVPPKIYFKLGALRPALEEYKDRRRACIITDATMEQLGHVRKVSEVLENMGMEVRVFSGVQPDPDITTAQKALDMVNAFQPDMFIALGGGSPMDAAKIIWLLYEVPDIKFDDIALRFMDIRKRVVSFPDLGKKAVMVAIPTTSGTGSEVTPFAVITDNRTGVKYPLTDYALTPDMAIVDPEFVMDLPPSLIANAGLDVLTHAIEAYTSTLATNFADGQAMEAVRLVFKYLRRSYAGGEERLIPREKMHYAATMAGMAFANAFLGVCHSLAHTLGSCFHLPHGLANAILLSYVIEYNATDTPTKQGMLPQYKYPWVKGRYARIADMLHLADDVEGDGPEARAEKTARLVRAIETLKRDLGIPASLREAGIAEADFLQKLDEMAEQAFDDQCTVSNPRYPLIAELKELYRKAYYGEPLASLA; encoded by the coding sequence ATGACCACGAGCACACAACAACTGGACGCCATGATTGAGCGCGTCCGCGCCGCGCAGGCCGTTTTCGCCCGCTACGACCAGGAACAGGTGGACGCCGTTTTCCACCACGCGGCGGCCGCCGCCACTTCCAAGCGTATCGCCCTGGCCAAAATGGCCGTGGAGGAAACCGGCATGGGCATTCTGGAGGACAAGGTGATCAAGAATCACTTTGCCTCGGAATACGTCTACAATAAATATAAAGACAGCAAGACCTGCGGGATCATTGAGGACGACCCGGTTTCCGGCTATCGCGAAATAGCCGCGCCCCTGGGGCTGGTGGCGGGCATTGTGCCCACCACCAATCCCACGTCCACGGCCATTTTCAAGGCCTTGCTCTGTCTCAAGACCCGCAACGGAATCATCTTTTCGCCGCATCCGCGCGCCAGGCGCAGCACCAGGGCGGCGGCCATGATCATTCTGAAGGCAGCCGTGGAGGCCGGGGCCCCGGAAAACATCATCGACTGCCTGGAGGAACCCTCGCCGGAACTGACCCAGCACCTCATGAGCCACCGGGGCGTCAACCTGATCCTGGCTACCGGCGGGCCGGGGATGGTACATGCGGCCTACAGCTCGGGCACTCCCGCCATCGGCGTGGGCGCGGGCAACACGCCGGTGATCATCGACGCCACGGCGGACGTCAAGATGGCGGTCAATTCCATCCTGCTCAGCAAGACGTTTGACAACGGCATGATCTGCGCCTCGGAACAGACCGTGGTGGTCGAAGCCGCCATTGCCGACGCCGTGCGTGAGGAGTTCATCCGGCGCGGCGCCTGGTTCGCCGACGAGGAGCAAAGCGAGGCCCTGGCCAAAACCATCTTTGTGAACGGCGCGCTGAACAGCGCCATTGTGGGGCAGTCCGCCGTGCGCATCGCGGGGATGGCCGGGATCAGCCTGCCGGAAAGCACCAAGGTGCTCATTGCCGAACGCCCGGCGGTCAGGCCCGACGATCCCTTTGCCCACGAAAAACTTTCGCCGGTGCTGGGCTTTTACCGCGTGCCGGATTTTCCGGCCGCCGTGGACACGGCCCAGAGCCTGGTGCTGCTGGGCGGGGCCGGGCATACCTCGGTGCTCTATACCCGCGAAAGCAACGCCGGGCATATCCAGGCCTTTGAGGACGCCATGACCACCGGGAGGGTGCTGGTCAACATGCCCGCCTCGCAGGGAGCCATCGGCGACGTGTACAATTTCCGCGTCGCTCCGTCCCTGACGCTGGGCTGCGGGAGCTGGGGCGGCAATTCCGTCAGCGAAAACATCGGGGTAAAGCATCTCATGAACGTCAAGACCGTGGCCTGCCGCCGTGAAAACATGCTCTGGTTCCGCGTGCCGCCCAAGATCTACTTCAAGCTCGGGGCGCTGCGTCCGGCATTGGAGGAATACAAGGACCGCCGCCGGGCCTGCATCATCACGGACGCGACCATGGAACAGCTGGGGCACGTGCGCAAGGTGAGCGAGGTACTGGAAAACATGGGCATGGAGGTACGCGTCTTTTCCGGCGTGCAGCCCGATCCGGACATTACCACGGCCCAGAAAGCCCTGGATATGGTCAACGCCTTTCAGCCGGACATGTTCATTGCGCTGGGCGGCGGCTCGCCCATGGACGCGGCCAAGATCATCTGGCTGCTCTACGAGGTGCCGGACATCAAGTTTGACGACATCGCCCTGCGCTTCATGGACATTCGCAAGCGGGTGGTGTCCTTCCCGGATCTGGGCAAAAAGGCCGTGATGGTGGCCATTCCCACCACGTCCGGCACCGGCTCTGAAGTGACGCCCTTTGCCGTGATCACCGACAACCGCACCGGCGTCAAATATCCGCTCACCGACTATGCCCTGACCCCGGACATGGCTATTGTGGACCCGGAATTCGTCATGGACCTGCCGCCCTCGCTGATCGCCAATGCGGGCCTGGACGTGCTGACCCACGCCATTGAGGCTTATACCTCCACGCTGGCCACCAATTTCGCCGACGGCCAGGCCATGGAGGCTGTGCGCCTGGTCTTCAAATATCTGCGCCGCTCCTACGCGGGCGGCGAGGAACGGCTGATCCCGCGCGAAAAGATGCATTATGCGGCCACCATGGCGGGCATGGCCTTTGCCAACGCCTTCCTGGGCGTCTGCCACTCCCTGGCGCATACCTTGGGTTCCTGCTTCCATCTGCCGCACGGACTGGCCAACGCCATTCTGCTGTCCTACGTCATCGAGTACAATGCCACGGACACGCCCACCAAGCAGGGCATGCTGCCCCAGTACAAATACCCCTGGGTCAAGGGCCGCTACGCCCGCATCGCGGACATGCTGCATCTGGCCGACGACGTGGAAGGGGACGGGCCCGAGGCGCGCGCGGAAAAAACGGCTCGCCTGGTGCGGGCCATTGAAACCCTCAAGCGCGATCTGGGCATTCCCGCGTCCCTGCGCGAAGCGGGCATTGCGGAAGCCGATTTCTTGCAAAAGCTGGATGAGATGGCCGAACAGGCTTTTGACGACCAGTGCACGGTTTCCAACCCGCGCTATCCGCTGATAGCGGAACTGAAGGAGTTGTACCGTAAGGCCTATTACGGCGAGCCGCTGGCGTCGCTGGCGTAA
- the dapF gene encoding diaminopimelate epimerase, producing the protein MVAGLRFTKMQGIGNDYVYVNGFEERVDNPGELAKRISDRHFGVGSDGLVLILPSGVADLRMRMFNADGSEAEMCGNATRCVGKYARDHGIVNKDVIRLETAAGIKIIRLLFEAGEVRGATVDMGEPVLAPDLIPVVLAPALTEGEDPQRFIARPVEVGGRTYAVTAVSMGNPHAVVFMQGIDDLDLPKLGPLFEHHPIFPKRTNTEFVEVISSTKIKMRVWERGAGETLACGTGACAAAVASVLNGHTGRSLDVELKGGVLHIDWDKSDDHVYMTGGAVAVFDGVYFI; encoded by the coding sequence ATGGTCGCGGGATTGCGTTTCACCAAGATGCAGGGCATCGGCAATGATTACGTCTACGTGAACGGCTTTGAGGAACGGGTGGACAACCCCGGCGAGCTGGCTAAACGGATCAGCGACCGCCATTTCGGCGTGGGCTCCGACGGCCTGGTGCTGATCCTGCCCTCGGGCGTGGCCGATCTGCGCATGCGCATGTTCAACGCCGACGGTTCGGAAGCCGAAATGTGCGGCAATGCCACCCGTTGCGTGGGCAAGTACGCGCGCGATCACGGCATCGTCAACAAAGACGTCATCCGTCTGGAAACGGCGGCGGGCATCAAGATCATCCGCCTGCTCTTCGAGGCCGGGGAGGTCCGCGGGGCCACCGTGGACATGGGCGAGCCCGTGCTTGCCCCGGATCTCATCCCCGTGGTGCTCGCCCCGGCGCTCACCGAGGGCGAAGATCCGCAGCGCTTTATCGCCCGGCCCGTGGAGGTGGGGGGACGTACATACGCGGTAACCGCCGTATCCATGGGCAATCCGCATGCCGTGGTTTTCATGCAGGGCATCGACGATCTGGATCTGCCCAAGCTGGGTCCGCTGTTCGAGCACCATCCCATTTTCCCCAAACGCACCAATACGGAATTTGTGGAGGTGATTTCCTCCACGAAAATCAAAATGCGCGTCTGGGAGCGCGGCGCGGGTGAAACCCTGGCCTGCGGCACCGGCGCGTGCGCCGCGGCGGTCGCCAGCGTGCTCAACGGCCATACGGGGCGTTCGCTGGACGTGGAACTCAAGGGCGGCGTGCTGCATATCGACTGGGACAAGAGCGACGACCACGTCTATATGACGGGCGGCGCTGTGGCCGTTTTTGACGGCGTCTATTTCATCTGA
- a CDS encoding glutamine synthetase III, with translation MSSPRKKAVFKAVEAKPVVPSCREERAHEAGEIFGRNVFGLAVMRKRLPEDVYRKLVKTIRDGERLNPEIADVVANAMKDWAIERGATHYTHWFHPMTGLTAEKHDAFLSPTAEGQVISEFSGRMLISGEPDASSFPSGGIRSTFEARGYTAWDPSAPVFIIPGPYGATLHIPTYFYSYSGEALDRKIPLLRSISALSRQALRILKLFGNTSAGYVRAMVGPEQEYFLVDKNLAALRPDIMLAGRTLLGAPSPKGQEMEDHYFGAIPGRVMSFMQDVENELLALGIPAKTRHNEVAPGQFEIAPVYEEANIACDHNMLIMNMMRHMAGRHGFVCLLHEKPFAGVNGSGKHNNWSMCDSDGQNLLNPGTTPQDNAQFLVFLAAVLRAVHKHGTALRLGTVGAGNDHRLGANEAPPAILSVYLGEQLTEVLDGIIHGSHARNKKSPLMEVGVSTLPPLPVDLSDRNRTSPFAFTGNKFEFRAVGSSQSVAPVNIALNAAVACALDDIATELEAALSAGTELNAALRELLPRLFREHMPVVFNGNGYSEAWSVEAAERKLPNHNNTVTALEHYSDPEVMNVFLRHGILSEREILARQEILLENYGKTLLIEGHLMADMLRSMVLPQCLEAQARAADAVIKTRAVLGDTSARSEEEYFNLLRTHITALRAGVDKLEKAVEKTRSVEGALEQAREARDGILTAMNECRAHADTLERLVEDSLWVLPKYSELLWAH, from the coding sequence ATGAGTTCCCCCCGTAAAAAGGCGGTGTTCAAGGCTGTTGAGGCAAAGCCGGTGGTTCCTTCCTGCCGGGAGGAGCGGGCGCACGAGGCGGGCGAGATTTTCGGACGCAACGTGTTCGGCCTAGCCGTGATGCGCAAGCGCCTGCCCGAGGACGTTTACCGCAAGCTGGTCAAGACCATCCGCGACGGCGAGCGCCTGAATCCGGAAATCGCCGATGTGGTGGCCAACGCCATGAAGGACTGGGCCATTGAGCGCGGCGCGACCCACTATACCCACTGGTTCCACCCCATGACCGGCCTGACCGCCGAGAAGCACGACGCTTTTCTCTCGCCCACGGCCGAAGGGCAGGTCATCAGCGAATTTTCCGGAAGAATGCTGATCAGCGGCGAGCCGGACGCCTCGTCCTTTCCGTCGGGCGGCATCCGCTCCACCTTTGAGGCGCGCGGCTACACCGCCTGGGACCCCTCGGCTCCGGTCTTCATCATTCCCGGCCCCTACGGCGCGACCCTGCACATTCCGACCTACTTTTATTCCTATTCCGGCGAGGCCCTGGACCGCAAAATTCCGCTGCTGCGCTCCATTTCCGCCCTGTCCCGGCAGGCCCTGCGCATCCTGAAGCTCTTCGGCAACACGTCCGCCGGTTATGTGCGGGCCATGGTCGGGCCGGAGCAGGAATACTTTCTGGTGGACAAAAACCTGGCCGCCCTGCGTCCGGACATCATGCTGGCGGGCCGCACCCTGCTGGGCGCGCCCTCGCCCAAGGGCCAGGAAATGGAGGACCATTACTTCGGGGCCATCCCCGGACGGGTCATGAGTTTCATGCAGGACGTGGAAAACGAACTGCTGGCCCTGGGCATTCCGGCCAAGACCCGCCACAACGAAGTGGCCCCCGGCCAGTTTGAAATCGCGCCGGTCTATGAGGAAGCCAACATCGCCTGCGACCACAACATGCTGATCATGAACATGATGCGGCATATGGCGGGCAGGCACGGTTTCGTCTGTCTGCTGCACGAAAAGCCCTTTGCCGGTGTCAACGGCAGCGGCAAGCACAACAATTGGTCCATGTGCGATTCCGACGGCCAGAATCTGCTCAACCCAGGCACCACGCCGCAGGACAACGCGCAGTTCCTGGTCTTTCTGGCCGCCGTGCTGCGCGCCGTGCACAAACACGGCACGGCCCTGCGCCTGGGCACCGTGGGCGCGGGCAACGACCACCGCCTGGGAGCCAATGAAGCGCCCCCGGCCATTCTTTCGGTCTATCTGGGCGAGCAGCTCACCGAGGTGCTGGACGGCATCATCCACGGCAGCCACGCCAGGAACAAAAAGAGCCCGCTCATGGAGGTGGGCGTTTCCACATTGCCGCCCCTGCCCGTGGATCTCTCCGACCGCAACCGCACCAGCCCCTTCGCTTTTACCGGCAACAAGTTCGAGTTCCGGGCCGTGGGCTCCTCGCAGTCCGTGGCTCCGGTGAACATCGCGCTCAATGCCGCCGTGGCCTGCGCCCTGGACGACATCGCCACCGAACTGGAAGCCGCGCTTTCCGCGGGCACGGAGCTGAATGCGGCCCTGCGGGAGCTGCTGCCCCGGCTGTTCAGGGAGCATATGCCCGTGGTCTTCAACGGCAACGGCTATTCCGAGGCCTGGTCCGTGGAAGCGGCCGAACGCAAGCTGCCCAACCACAACAATACCGTGACCGCGCTGGAACATTACAGCGACCCGGAGGTGATGAACGTCTTTTTGCGGCACGGCATCCTGAGCGAGCGCGAAATTCTGGCCCGCCAGGAAATACTGCTGGAAAATTACGGCAAGACTCTCCTTATTGAAGGCCATTTGATGGCCGACATGCTGCGCTCCATGGTGCTGCCGCAGTGCCTGGAAGCCCAGGCAAGGGCCGCCGACGCGGTGATCAAGACCCGCGCCGTGCTGGGCGACACGTCAGCCAGGAGCGAGGAGGAATATTTCAATCTTCTGCGTACCCATATCACGGCCCTGCGGGCCGGCGTGGACAAGCTGGAAAAGGCCGTGGAAAAAACCCGGAGTGTCGAAGGCGCTCTGGAACAGGCCAGGGAAGCGCGCGACGGCATTCTGACCGCCATGAACGAATGCCGCGCGCATGCCGACACATTGGAAAGGCTGGTGGAGGACAGCCTGTGGGTGCTGCCCAAGTATTCTGAGCTGCTCTGGGCGCACTAG
- a CDS encoding sigma-54 interaction domain-containing protein — MPSAKPSSLPFAAEAALSPESVAAHCESQLRLLLELARVMNDAGDVAQALDKALALMAGHLHMMRGAITLVSPQTGEIRTEAAYGLKPAECRRGRYVRGEGITGRVIESGRPMYISNVSQEPLFLNKTRSRDLKKEGISFICVPIRLNDQVVGALSVDHLLADAATLEDEVRLLLIIATLLGHAALETQGRMDEENRPSLRPRGFVGNSESMQKVYAQIAQVAPSATTVFLQGESGTGKELAARAIHAASARAPRPFISLNCAALPENLIESELFGHERGAFTGASATRKGRFELADGGTLFLDEVGELSLMTQAKLLRVLQERSFERLGGMETRHVDVRFITATNRDLERMVEEGSFRRDLFYRLNVFPISLPPLRLRPEDILPLAGHFIAKFAAANGRKNVRLSLAVMDMLQRYAWPGNIRELENVMERAALLLGRESLVLPQHLPPSLHSIHEGRDATDCCVIRPGFAGSLRERLDELERACIVEALESSQGQIGRAAASLGLTERIMALRLKKYGISYKAFRPVRKGAPPASDSMIS, encoded by the coding sequence ATGCCCAGCGCCAAACCTTCCTCTTTGCCGTTTGCCGCAGAAGCGGCATTGTCGCCGGAGTCCGTTGCCGCGCACTGTGAAAGCCAGCTTCGCCTGCTGCTGGAGCTGGCCCGGGTCATGAATGACGCCGGCGACGTGGCCCAGGCCCTGGACAAGGCCTTGGCCCTGATGGCCGGGCATCTGCACATGATGCGCGGTGCCATCACTCTGGTGTCGCCGCAGACCGGCGAAATCCGCACGGAAGCCGCCTACGGGCTCAAGCCCGCCGAGTGTCGGCGCGGGCGCTACGTGCGCGGCGAGGGCATCACCGGCCGGGTCATTGAAAGCGGCCGCCCCATGTATATTTCCAATGTCTCCCAAGAGCCGCTTTTTCTGAACAAAACCCGTTCGCGCGATCTGAAAAAGGAGGGCATCTCCTTTATCTGCGTGCCTATCCGGCTCAATGATCAGGTGGTGGGCGCGCTTTCCGTGGATCATCTCCTGGCCGACGCGGCCACCCTGGAAGACGAGGTGCGCCTGCTGTTGATCATTGCGACCCTCTTGGGGCACGCGGCCCTGGAAACCCAGGGCCGCATGGATGAGGAAAACCGCCCCTCCCTGCGGCCCAGGGGCTTTGTGGGCAATTCGGAAAGCATGCAGAAGGTCTACGCCCAGATCGCTCAGGTGGCCCCGTCCGCGACCACGGTTTTTTTGCAGGGCGAATCCGGCACGGGCAAGGAACTGGCGGCCAGGGCCATTCACGCGGCCAGCGCCCGCGCGCCCAGGCCCTTTATTTCGCTCAACTGCGCGGCCCTGCCGGAAAATCTTATTGAAAGCGAGCTGTTCGGGCACGAGCGGGGGGCCTTCACCGGAGCCAGTGCCACCCGCAAGGGCCGCTTTGAACTGGCGGACGGCGGCACGCTGTTTCTGGACGAAGTGGGCGAGCTGTCTCTCATGACCCAGGCCAAATTACTGCGCGTTCTGCAGGAACGCAGCTTTGAACGCCTGGGCGGCATGGAAACCAGACATGTGGACGTGCGCTTCATCACCGCCACCAACCGCGACTTGGAACGGATGGTGGAGGAGGGGAGCTTCCGCCGTGATCTGTTCTACCGCCTGAATGTCTTTCCCATTTCTTTGCCGCCTCTGCGCCTGCGCCCCGAGGATATCCTGCCCCTGGCCGGTCATTTTATTGCAAAATTCGCCGCGGCCAACGGACGGAAGAACGTGCGCCTTTCCCTGGCCGTGATGGATATGCTCCAGCGTTACGCCTGGCCCGGCAATATCCGCGAGCTGGAGAACGTCATGGAGCGCGCCGCGTTGCTTCTGGGCCGCGAGAGCCTGGTGCTGCCCCAGCATCTGCCGCCGTCCCTGCACAGCATCCACGAAGGCCGGGACGCCACGGATTGCTGCGTCATCCGGCCCGGTTTCGCGGGCAGTCTGCGGGAGCGTCTGGACGAACTGGAACGGGCCTGCATTGTGGAGGCCCTGGAATCCAGCCAAGGGCAGATCGGCAGGGCGGCGGCAAGCCTGGGCCTGACCGAGCGGATCATGGCCCTGCGCCTGAAAAAATACGGCATCAGTTACAAAGCCTTCCGTCCGGTTCGGAAGGGCGCGCCGCCCGCCTCTGACAGTATGATTTCATAA
- a CDS encoding ammonium transporter, translated as MNASDTAFVIICATMVMLMTPALALFYGGLVRARNVLSTHMHSYASLGLITVLWALVGYTLAFGDDLGGVIGNFSYLFLNGVEGTAAPAASNLPHTVFVAFQCMFAVLTVALISGAYAERIRFSAMLLFSGLWLIFAYAPMAHWVWGGGWMAKMGAVDFAGGAVVHMASGAGALACAQALGPRLSTGPQSFTPNNLPFTLLGGGLLWFGWFGFNAGSALSAGPLAGQALLTTHLASACGILGWMLAEWKRTGKPTSLGAVSGALAGLVAITPGAGFVGLLPAMLIGFIGGMVCYGGVLLKNRFGYDDALDVVGIHGLGGTWGALATGLFASAAINNVDGLFYGNPHQLWVQFVSVLGTWAFVYVVSRILLGIVDSTVGLRVAPEAEYTGLDLSEHNERGYSL; from the coding sequence ATGAACGCTTCGGATACGGCTTTTGTCATCATCTGCGCCACAATGGTCATGCTGATGACCCCGGCGCTGGCCCTGTTTTACGGCGGCCTGGTTCGGGCGCGCAATGTGCTTTCCACCCACATGCACAGTTACGCCAGCCTGGGGCTGATCACCGTGCTCTGGGCCCTGGTGGGCTACACCCTGGCCTTCGGCGATGACCTCGGCGGCGTGATCGGTAACTTTTCCTACCTTTTTCTGAACGGGGTTGAGGGCACGGCCGCTCCGGCCGCCTCCAATCTGCCGCATACCGTTTTTGTGGCCTTCCAGTGCATGTTCGCGGTCCTGACCGTGGCCCTGATTTCCGGCGCGTACGCCGAACGCATCCGCTTTTCGGCCATGCTGCTCTTTTCGGGTCTCTGGCTGATCTTCGCCTATGCGCCCATGGCCCATTGGGTCTGGGGCGGCGGCTGGATGGCAAAAATGGGTGCCGTGGACTTCGCGGGCGGCGCGGTGGTGCACATGGCCTCCGGCGCTGGCGCGCTGGCTTGCGCCCAGGCTCTGGGGCCCCGCCTGTCCACCGGCCCGCAGAGCTTCACACCCAATAATCTGCCTTTCACCCTGCTGGGCGGCGGCCTGCTCTGGTTCGGCTGGTTCGGTTTCAACGCGGGCAGCGCCCTGTCCGCCGGTCCTCTGGCCGGTCAGGCCCTGCTGACCACGCATCTGGCCTCGGCCTGCGGCATCCTCGGCTGGATGCTGGCGGAGTGGAAGCGCACGGGCAAGCCCACCAGCCTGGGCGCTGTTTCCGGGGCTCTGGCCGGTCTGGTGGCCATCACGCCCGGCGCGGGCTTCGTGGGCTTGCTGCCCGCCATGCTGATCGGCTTCATCGGCGGCATGGTCTGCTACGGCGGCGTGCTGCTCAAGAACAGGTTCGGCTATGACGACGCCCTGGACGTGGTGGGCATCCACGGGCTGGGCGGCACCTGGGGCGCGCTGGCTACCGGCCTTTTCGCCAGCGCGGCCATCAATAATGTGGACGGCCTGTTCTACGGCAATCCGCATCAGCTCTGGGTGCAGTTCGTCTCCGTGCTGGGCACCTGGGCCTTCGTCTATGTGGTCAGCCGCATCCTGCTCGGCATCGTGGATTCCACCGTGGGCCTGCGGGTCGCTCCCGAAGCGGAGTATACCGGCCTGGATCTGAGCGAACACAATGAACGCGGCTACTCGCTGTAA
- a CDS encoding P-II family nitrogen regulator: MKKLEIIIRPGMFDKVKDELSKLGIHGMNYSEIRGFGRQHGHTEVYRGTTMQVDCLPKIKIELVLHDEALERVLGAVVATARTGQVGDGKIFISDVLDAVRIRTGERGNDAL, from the coding sequence ATGAAGAAACTGGAAATCATCATCCGGCCCGGCATGTTCGACAAGGTCAAGGACGAGCTTTCAAAGCTGGGCATTCACGGCATGAACTATTCGGAAATCAGGGGCTTCGGCCGCCAGCACGGGCATACCGAAGTCTACCGGGGCACCACCATGCAGGTGGACTGCCTGCCCAAGATCAAGATTGAATTGGTGCTGCACGACGAGGCTCTGGAACGGGTGCTCGGCGCGGTGGTGGCCACGGCCCGCACGGGTCAGGTGGGCGACGGCAAGATTTTCATCAGCGACGTGCTGGATGCGGTGCGCATCCGCACGGGCGAGCGCGGCAACGACGCGCTCTAG
- a CDS encoding LL-diaminopimelate aminotransferase gives MVTINTNFLKLQSNYLFADIARKVADFKDSNPDSRVISLGIGDVTRPLVPAVVEALHKAVDEMGDAAHFHGYGPEQGYDFLRDLIMEYDYKARGVSLSPDEIFVSDGAKSDVGNFQELFAQDSIVAVTDPVYPVYVDSNVMAGRAGELVNKQWNRLVYLPCVKANDFVPDFPKTRPDMIYLCYPNNPTGTVLNRAALQGWVDYARREGCVILFDSAYEAFIRDPDVPHSIYELEGAQEVAVEFRSFSKTAGFTGLRCAYTVVPKALRVSDGKGGKVGLNGLWNRRQCTKYNGCAYIVQRAAAAVYGQAGRSQIEGVIKGYQSNAALLSAAMKEMGLEVFGGVNAPYIWVSVPKGMDSWGFFDHLLHSAALVCTPGAGFGASGEGYVRLTAFGSLEDTEEAIRRMRELR, from the coding sequence ATGGTTACGATCAATACGAATTTTCTCAAGCTCCAGAGCAATTATCTTTTTGCCGACATCGCGCGCAAGGTCGCGGATTTCAAGGATTCCAACCCTGACAGCCGGGTCATCAGCCTGGGCATCGGCGATGTGACGCGACCCCTGGTGCCGGCGGTCGTCGAGGCTCTGCACAAGGCCGTGGACGAAATGGGCGACGCCGCGCATTTTCACGGCTACGGCCCGGAACAGGGCTATGATTTCCTGCGCGATCTGATCATGGAGTATGATTACAAGGCTCGCGGCGTGAGCCTGAGCCCGGACGAAATCTTCGTCAGCGACGGGGCCAAGTCCGACGTGGGCAATTTTCAGGAGCTCTTCGCCCAGGACAGCATTGTGGCCGTCACGGACCCGGTCTATCCGGTCTATGTGGATTCCAACGTCATGGCCGGGCGCGCCGGGGAATTGGTCAACAAGCAGTGGAACAGGCTTGTCTACCTGCCCTGCGTCAAGGCCAACGACTTCGTGCCGGACTTTCCCAAGACCCGGCCGGACATGATCTACCTCTGCTATCCCAACAATCCCACGGGCACCGTGCTCAATCGCGCGGCCCTGCAGGGCTGGGTGGATTACGCCAGGCGCGAAGGCTGCGTGATCCTCTTTGATTCGGCCTATGAGGCCTTTATCCGCGATCCGGACGTGCCGCACAGCATCTACGAGCTGGAGGGCGCGCAGGAAGTGGCCGTGGAGTTCCGCAGCTTTTCCAAAACCGCCGGTTTCACGGGCCTGCGCTGCGCCTACACCGTGGTGCCCAAGGCCCTGCGGGTCAGCGACGGCAAGGGCGGCAAGGTGGGGCTTAACGGCCTCTGGAACCGCCGCCAGTGCACCAAGTACAACGGTTGCGCCTACATCGTGCAGCGCGCCGCCGCCGCCGTGTACGGCCAGGCAGGCCGCAGCCAGATCGAGGGCGTGATCAAGGGCTATCAGAGCAACGCCGCTCTGCTCAGCGCGGCCATGAAGGAAATGGGCCTGGAAGTCTTCGGCGGGGTCAACGCCCCCTATATCTGGGTGAGCGTGCCCAAGGGCATGGATTCCTGGGGCTTCTTCGACCATCTGCTGCATTCTGCGGCCCTGGTCTGCACGCCGGGCGCGGGCTTCGGCGCCAGCGGCGAAGGGTATGTGCGTCTGACTGCCTTCGGGTCGCTTGAGGATACGGAAGAAGCCATCCGTCGTATGCGCGAACTGCGCTAG